In one window of Pseudoalteromonas espejiana DSM 9414 DNA:
- a CDS encoding DNA ligase — translation MAFIKCLLILLSVVFTHAIYAVQPDVLLAKVYDESKHGNIEDYLVSEKFDGVRAIWTGDKLITRKGNAINAPAWFTTPLPPIWLDGELWIARNKFALVSGIVRTKIPNNHDWQSVVYQVFDMPDPTLPFSARYKSYTDLVAGLNTAHIKAVKQHRFENTQLLTHYFKDITKQGAEGVMLHLASAVHKSGRNNTLLKLKPYLDAEALVIEHLPGKGKYTGMLGALKVKTASGQTFKIGTGFSDAQRQTPPAIGSTITYRYHGLTKNGLPRFASFLRVREPL, via the coding sequence ATGGCTTTTATAAAGTGCCTTTTAATTTTATTAAGTGTCGTGTTTACACACGCTATTTATGCGGTGCAGCCAGATGTACTTTTAGCAAAAGTATATGACGAGTCTAAACATGGCAATATTGAAGATTACTTAGTCAGTGAAAAGTTTGACGGTGTAAGAGCAATATGGACTGGCGATAAACTAATTACTCGTAAAGGGAATGCCATAAATGCGCCAGCATGGTTTACAACACCGCTTCCGCCAATATGGCTTGATGGAGAGCTGTGGATAGCACGAAATAAATTTGCACTAGTCAGCGGTATCGTAAGAACCAAAATACCTAATAACCACGACTGGCAGAGCGTTGTGTATCAAGTATTTGATATGCCAGATCCTACCCTTCCTTTTAGCGCTCGTTATAAAAGCTATACTGATTTAGTCGCAGGCCTAAATACAGCGCACATTAAAGCTGTTAAACAGCATCGTTTTGAAAATACTCAGTTATTAACTCATTATTTTAAAGACATAACAAAGCAAGGTGCTGAAGGGGTTATGTTGCACCTTGCAAGCGCTGTTCATAAAAGTGGGCGGAATAATACGCTACTAAAATTAAAGCCCTATTTAGACGCAGAAGCCCTTGTAATAGAGCACCTACCAGGTAAAGGTAAATACACAGGTATGTTAGGTGCGTTAAAAGTAAAAACAGCGAGTGGCCAAACATTTAAAATAGGCACCGGTTTTAGTGATGCTCAACGCCAAACCCCTCCGGCTATAGGCAGTACGATAACGTACCGCTACCATGGCCTAACAAAAAATGGTTTGCCACGTTTTGCCAGCTTTTTAAGAGTAAGGGAGCCTTTATAA
- a CDS encoding LysE family translocator, with protein MINPDFLASFLLASFLMAVAPGPSNAFLMAQTFANGRAAGMQSALGFALGGVVHTFFAVIGLSAVLKASPTAYSAVQYVGAAYLCYLGIMMIKSTFTGALTTTDCTSEEKPHVSTSKKSNVMFQAMMTEVLNPKVALFFIAFIPQFVDPSLSSATFQLAFFGLLYPIFAFPIDCTYIYFGDKIAQFFKKHPNSQLWIDRVTGVVFIALAINLLY; from the coding sequence ATGATTAACCCAGATTTTTTAGCTTCATTTTTATTGGCTAGTTTTTTAATGGCCGTAGCGCCTGGACCATCAAATGCGTTTTTAATGGCGCAAACTTTTGCCAATGGAAGAGCGGCAGGTATGCAAAGCGCATTAGGCTTTGCACTTGGTGGAGTAGTTCATACCTTTTTTGCAGTAATTGGTTTAAGCGCCGTGCTTAAAGCCTCTCCTACCGCGTATAGCGCGGTGCAGTATGTTGGCGCTGCCTATTTATGTTATTTAGGTATAATGATGATTAAAAGCACCTTTACGGGCGCTTTAACAACCACTGATTGTACAAGCGAAGAGAAACCGCACGTTAGTACCAGTAAAAAGTCTAATGTTATGTTTCAGGCTATGATGACTGAAGTTTTAAACCCTAAAGTGGCGTTATTTTTTATTGCTTTTATTCCTCAGTTTGTAGATCCGAGCCTATCATCAGCAACATTTCAATTAGCTTTTTTTGGTTTACTCTACCCTATTTTTGCTTTCCCTATTGACTGCACGTATATTTATTTTGGCGATAAAATAGCGCAGTTTTTCAAAAAGCACCCTAATAGCCAACTTTGGATAGACAGAGTAACTGGCGTGGTATTTATTGCGCTTGCCATAAATTTATTATACTAA
- a CDS encoding M3 family metallopeptidase, with protein sequence MRKTLIATTIASALILSACSSNEPQDMAKESAAQVQDMNANNVLFKPSPLQYMAPEFDKFGTKDYEAGFDAGIAQHTAQVQAIANNPAPATFENTLVEMEMSGELLNRVSAAFYNLSGLISDDEYQRISKKMAPVLSAHSDDIYLNGALFKRVQTIYDNKDSLNAEDQRLVDFYYKQFVKAGAKLSDAEKAKMRGINAQLAELSTAFSQNILKSFKEDVIVVTDKSKLAGLSEGEIAGLAAAAKKAGKDGYMITLVNTTQQPILSSLENRELREQIFTASANRAAETNGPIIIEETNLRAQKAELLGFKDWASYVMTSRMAQTTDNVYGILDDLAPKAVEKAKIEAASIQKVINDSGESFELKPWDWAFYAEKVRAEKYDLDPALVKPYFEMNSVIHDGLFFAMNKLYGITFKERKDLPVYHEDVTAYEVFNADGSAIGLFYMDPYAREGKRGGAWMSAYVSQSGLKGTKPVIYNAQNIPKPAAGEPTLMTFDEVSTMFHEFGHAAHGLFSDVKYPSLAGTATARDFVEFPSQAHEDWMIEPTVLANYAKHYKTGEPIPQALLDKVLASQKFNQGFGTTEYLAAALLDMEWHSFGSDKKISDVQTFESDALKAHGIDYYPVPPRYKSNYFSHTFAGGYSAGYYAYLWTEVFAADAFAHMENNGGLTRENGDNFRKEILSKGNSRDLMQSYIEFRGQKPTTDALLKRRGLVE encoded by the coding sequence ATGCGTAAAACACTGATCGCCACTACTATTGCTAGTGCCCTAATCCTATCTGCTTGTTCTTCTAACGAACCTCAAGACATGGCAAAAGAGAGCGCAGCACAAGTGCAAGACATGAACGCAAACAATGTATTATTCAAACCAAGCCCATTACAATACATGGCGCCAGAGTTTGATAAGTTTGGTACAAAAGACTACGAAGCAGGCTTTGATGCTGGTATTGCTCAGCACACTGCACAAGTACAAGCTATTGCTAACAACCCTGCACCTGCAACATTTGAAAATACACTTGTTGAAATGGAAATGTCTGGCGAGCTATTAAATCGCGTATCTGCTGCTTTTTATAATCTATCAGGTTTAATTTCAGATGATGAATACCAGCGTATAAGTAAAAAAATGGCGCCAGTATTATCAGCTCACTCTGATGACATTTACCTAAATGGTGCTTTATTTAAGCGCGTACAAACAATTTACGACAACAAAGACTCGCTTAACGCTGAAGATCAACGTCTTGTTGATTTTTACTACAAGCAATTTGTTAAAGCTGGCGCTAAATTAAGCGACGCTGAAAAAGCAAAAATGCGTGGTATTAATGCACAACTTGCAGAGCTTTCTACTGCGTTTTCTCAAAACATTTTAAAATCGTTTAAAGAAGATGTAATTGTAGTTACTGATAAATCTAAGCTTGCGGGTCTTTCTGAAGGTGAAATTGCAGGCCTTGCAGCTGCGGCTAAAAAAGCAGGCAAAGACGGCTACATGATCACGTTAGTGAACACAACACAGCAGCCAATTTTATCAAGCCTTGAAAACCGCGAACTTCGTGAGCAAATTTTTACTGCATCAGCTAATCGTGCAGCCGAGACCAACGGTCCAATTATTATTGAAGAAACAAACTTACGCGCTCAAAAAGCAGAACTACTCGGCTTTAAAGATTGGGCATCGTATGTAATGACTTCGCGTATGGCACAGACAACTGACAACGTGTACGGCATTTTAGATGACCTAGCACCAAAAGCAGTTGAAAAAGCTAAAATTGAAGCCGCTTCAATTCAAAAAGTGATTAACGATTCTGGTGAAAGCTTTGAGCTTAAACCATGGGATTGGGCTTTTTACGCAGAAAAAGTACGTGCTGAAAAATACGACCTAGATCCTGCGCTAGTTAAGCCATACTTTGAAATGAACTCTGTAATTCACGATGGTTTATTCTTTGCAATGAATAAACTTTACGGTATTACCTTTAAAGAGCGCAAAGACCTTCCGGTTTATCACGAAGATGTAACAGCCTACGAAGTATTTAACGCTGACGGCAGTGCAATTGGTTTATTTTACATGGACCCATACGCACGTGAAGGGAAGCGTGGCGGCGCATGGATGAGTGCATACGTGAGCCAAAGTGGCTTAAAAGGCACTAAACCTGTAATTTACAACGCACAAAATATTCCAAAACCGGCAGCAGGCGAGCCAACGCTAATGACCTTTGACGAAGTGTCTACTATGTTCCATGAGTTTGGTCATGCGGCGCACGGTTTATTCTCAGACGTTAAATACCCAAGCCTAGCGGGTACTGCTACAGCACGTGACTTTGTTGAGTTTCCATCGCAAGCACACGAAGATTGGATGATTGAGCCTACGGTACTTGCTAACTACGCTAAGCACTACAAAACAGGTGAGCCAATTCCACAGGCATTACTTGATAAAGTACTCGCTTCGCAAAAATTCAACCAAGGTTTTGGTACCACTGAATATTTAGCCGCTGCTTTACTTGATATGGAATGGCACTCGTTTGGTTCAGATAAAAAAATCAGCGATGTACAAACGTTTGAAAGCGATGCGCTAAAAGCACACGGTATTGATTACTACCCTGTACCGCCGCGTTATAAATCAAACTACTTTAGCCATACTTTTGCCGGTGGTTACTCTGCGGGTTACTACGCCTACCTTTGGACTGAAGTATTTGCAGCCGATGCATTTGCGCACATGGAAAATAACGGTGGTTTAACGCGTGAAAACGGCGACAACTTCCGTAAAGAAATCCTATCTAAAGGTAATAGCCGCGACTTAATGCAAAGCTACATTGAGTTTAGAGGCCAAAAACCAACCACAGACGCACTACTTAAGCGCCGTGGTTTAGTTGAGTAA
- a CDS encoding carboxylate/amino acid/amine transporter: MQYLFAVTLLWAFSFSLIGVYLAGQVDAWFSVLIRIALATLIFLPFLKLKNTPKPVALKLMLIGAVQLGVMYSFYYHSFLYLTVPEVLLFTVMTPLYITLLNDGLNKHFNPRFFIVALIAVLGAVAIRWENLNSNFIMGLLLVQGANLSFATGQVTYKRLMANNKLDDKTVFGWFFIGALIVATMCYALFGNSNKLPSTSTQWGILIYLGVIASGLGYFLWNKGATKVNVGALAVMNNLLIPAGIIVNVLIWNKDADIIRLSIGGAIMLAALIINQIGTNKQNVTSV; the protein is encoded by the coding sequence ATGCAGTACTTATTTGCAGTCACTTTGCTTTGGGCGTTTTCGTTTAGTTTAATTGGTGTGTATTTAGCAGGCCAAGTTGACGCATGGTTTAGCGTTTTAATACGTATAGCGTTGGCAACACTTATTTTTTTACCTTTTTTAAAACTCAAAAACACCCCAAAACCCGTTGCGCTTAAACTTATGCTAATAGGCGCGGTGCAGCTAGGCGTAATGTACAGCTTTTACTATCATTCGTTTTTATATTTAACCGTGCCAGAAGTACTGCTATTTACAGTAATGACGCCGCTTTACATTACACTTTTAAACGATGGCTTAAACAAACACTTTAACCCCCGCTTTTTTATAGTCGCCTTAATAGCCGTGCTAGGCGCTGTGGCTATTCGCTGGGAAAACCTAAATAGTAACTTCATTATGGGGTTGTTACTCGTTCAAGGCGCTAACCTTAGCTTTGCAACCGGGCAAGTTACTTACAAGCGCTTAATGGCAAATAATAAACTTGATGATAAAACCGTATTTGGCTGGTTTTTTATAGGCGCGCTTATTGTGGCTACAATGTGTTATGCGTTATTTGGTAATTCAAATAAATTACCAAGCACTTCTACTCAATGGGGCATACTTATTTACTTAGGCGTTATTGCATCGGGCCTTGGTTACTTTTTATGGAATAAAGGGGCAACCAAAGTAAACGTTGGTGCATTAGCGGTAATGAATAACTTGCTGATCCCAGCCGGAATTATAGTTAACGTACTCATTTGGAATAAAGATGCCGACATTATAAGGTTATCTATTGGTGGGGCTATTATGTTGGCAGCACTGATAATTAATCAAATCGGTACAAATAAACAGAACGTCACATCAGTGTAG
- the yegD gene encoding molecular chaperone, protein MFAGFDYGSSNCAMGIMDEGQVQLVPLEQGKHYLPSTLYTHHSALVVDFVAKHLHGTAHEHDFLTQRKALLNTLPRIKSDLDLQPSDETLFIGREAISEYVQFPEEGYFVKSPKSFFGATGLKQGQINFFEDIATAMILKIKQRAELSLNKALTQTVIGRPVNFQAVGGEESNQQAVGILERAAKRAGFKDVEFLYEPLAAGIDYESSLVDDQKVLVIDIGGGTSDCSFVQMGPSFRGNSERDNDFLAHSGKRVGGNDLDIALSFHGLMPLLGLGSTFKSGLPLPNQPFWQACKINDVNLQSQFYSESHYRELSAQLRDVSAPALYKRLMHLQQNKQGHQLVQQGEAAKIALSSASSFDCDLSFLDNDLSKNLSVSDLALAVQSSIDQIVTLAKQAINDAATTPDVIYLTGGSAQSPLIKAALSEHLGDIKMLNGDHFGSVTAGLTKWASMLYK, encoded by the coding sequence ATGTTTGCAGGTTTTGATTACGGTAGTTCTAATTGCGCAATGGGTATTATGGACGAAGGACAGGTTCAATTAGTACCACTTGAGCAAGGAAAACATTACTTACCCTCTACGCTATACACACACCATAGTGCTTTAGTTGTTGATTTTGTTGCCAAGCATTTACATGGCACAGCTCATGAGCACGACTTTTTAACACAGCGCAAAGCATTATTAAATACACTTCCTCGTATTAAATCTGATCTTGATTTACAGCCTTCGGATGAAACGCTTTTTATTGGCCGTGAAGCCATTAGCGAATATGTACAGTTTCCTGAAGAAGGTTACTTTGTTAAATCACCTAAATCGTTTTTTGGTGCGACTGGTTTAAAGCAAGGTCAAATCAACTTTTTTGAAGATATTGCGACCGCAATGATTTTAAAAATAAAACAGCGAGCGGAGTTATCTCTTAATAAAGCACTTACCCAAACCGTGATTGGCCGCCCAGTAAACTTTCAGGCTGTTGGCGGTGAAGAGTCAAACCAGCAAGCTGTAGGTATTTTAGAGCGTGCAGCTAAACGTGCAGGCTTCAAAGATGTGGAATTTTTATATGAGCCACTTGCTGCGGGTATTGATTATGAAAGTAGCTTGGTGGACGACCAAAAAGTATTGGTTATAGATATTGGCGGTGGTACTAGCGATTGCTCGTTTGTACAAATGGGGCCAAGCTTTAGAGGTAACAGTGAGCGCGATAACGATTTTTTAGCACACAGTGGTAAACGCGTTGGCGGAAACGATTTAGATATAGCACTGAGCTTTCATGGTTTAATGCCATTACTTGGTTTAGGCAGTACCTTTAAGTCGGGTTTACCGCTACCGAATCAGCCATTTTGGCAAGCGTGTAAAATTAATGATGTAAATTTACAAAGCCAATTTTACAGTGAAAGCCATTACCGTGAGCTAAGCGCTCAACTGCGTGATGTAAGTGCGCCAGCACTTTATAAACGTTTAATGCATTTACAACAAAACAAGCAGGGGCATCAACTTGTACAGCAAGGTGAGGCTGCCAAAATTGCGCTTTCATCAGCAAGCAGTTTTGATTGTGATTTAAGTTTTTTAGATAATGACCTTAGCAAAAACTTATCAGTAAGTGATTTAGCATTGGCAGTGCAAAGCAGTATTGATCAAATAGTTACACTGGCGAAGCAAGCAATTAATGATGCAGCAACAACGCCAGATGTTATTTATTTAACAGGGGGGAGTGCGCAGTCACCTCTTATAAAAGCTGCGTTAAGTGAGCATTTAGGTGATATAAAAATGCTTAACGGCGATCACTTTGGTAGTGTAACTGCTGGCCTAACAAAATGGGCCAGCATGCTTTATAAGTAA
- a CDS encoding TonB-dependent receptor: MKAIKKTAIATIINAALLSAAGTSVSTLAAEEETAKKNNQLEVIQVTARKRVENAQEVPVAVSALQGDNLDAYSSAGMDVRFMSAKIPSLSIESSFGRSFPRFYVRGLGNTDFDLNASQPVSLVVDEVVQENAILKGFPVFDVERVEVLRGPQGTLFGRNTPAGLVKFDTAKPSQEFEGYGAVSYGSRGAVDTEGAVGGALTDRLSARVSLLWQDKDDYIDNQAPGFEAKDEQGGYTEKAARIQFLYEDDDFTALLNYHTRDLDGSPIAFRANVIEAGSNDLVDNYEHDVVYQDAASRSTQQVESEGASLKLEWDISDEYTITSISGWESAEIYSRADIDGGYGGYSIDGESVAMGPGTIPFSNESADGIPEHDQLTQELRLASNFSGDFNYQVGLFYFDEELTIENFSYDTSNNGVLNGFVRQQQDTTAWAVFGSADYTFTDELKVTVGLRYSDDDKDFSANRLIGSPIPPVDLNVSDDHVSWDLSANYKLNDDVNLYGRIANSFRAPSIQGRVLFGSEATTAESETITSYETGIKSDVLDGQGRVNATVFYFTMDDQQLTAVGGGANFNRLVNADKTTGYGFELDTEWVLSDEFNATFNLSYNKTEIKDNNLSIAAPSRSTLNITDPVVDGKVFLDGNSLPHAPEWISNFTLRYNKELEDGNFFALGDISYRSEINMFLYDSVEFEGKALTEVGLRAGYEWAEGDYEYQVSAFVRNLFDEQQAIGAVDFNNNTGIVNEERYIGAEFKVNFF; the protein is encoded by the coding sequence ATGAAAGCAATCAAAAAAACTGCAATAGCGACCATAATTAATGCTGCTTTATTATCTGCAGCTGGTACCTCTGTTTCTACTCTTGCTGCTGAAGAAGAAACTGCAAAAAAAAATAACCAATTAGAAGTTATTCAAGTTACTGCTCGTAAACGTGTAGAAAATGCCCAAGAAGTTCCTGTTGCTGTATCTGCATTACAAGGCGATAACCTTGATGCTTACAGTTCAGCTGGTATGGATGTTCGCTTTATGAGTGCGAAAATTCCAAGTCTTTCAATCGAATCTTCGTTTGGACGTTCTTTCCCTCGTTTTTATGTTCGTGGTCTGGGTAATACCGATTTCGATCTTAATGCTTCACAGCCTGTATCATTAGTTGTTGATGAAGTTGTTCAAGAAAATGCTATTTTAAAAGGTTTCCCAGTATTTGATGTTGAGCGCGTAGAAGTATTACGTGGCCCTCAAGGTACACTGTTTGGCCGTAACACGCCGGCTGGCCTAGTTAAATTTGATACTGCTAAACCAAGTCAAGAATTTGAAGGTTACGGTGCTGTTTCTTACGGTAGCCGTGGCGCTGTAGATACAGAAGGTGCTGTAGGTGGCGCACTAACAGATCGTTTATCTGCACGTGTTTCACTACTATGGCAAGACAAAGACGATTACATTGATAACCAAGCGCCAGGTTTTGAAGCGAAAGACGAGCAGGGCGGCTACACAGAAAAAGCAGCGCGTATTCAGTTTTTATACGAAGACGATGACTTTACTGCACTACTAAACTACCACACACGTGATTTAGACGGCTCACCAATTGCGTTTCGTGCAAACGTTATTGAAGCAGGCTCTAATGATTTAGTAGACAACTACGAACACGATGTTGTTTATCAAGATGCTGCTTCACGTTCAACACAACAAGTAGAGTCTGAAGGCGCAAGCTTAAAGCTTGAGTGGGATATTAGCGATGAGTACACTATTACCTCTATTTCAGGTTGGGAAAGTGCAGAAATATACTCACGTGCCGATATTGATGGCGGTTACGGCGGCTATTCAATAGATGGTGAGTCTGTTGCTATGGGGCCTGGAACCATCCCATTCTCTAATGAAAGTGCGGATGGTATTCCAGAACACGATCAGTTAACTCAAGAGCTACGCCTTGCTAGTAACTTTAGTGGCGATTTTAACTACCAAGTTGGTCTTTTTTACTTTGACGAAGAACTAACAATCGAAAACTTTAGTTATGACACTTCAAATAATGGTGTTTTAAATGGGTTTGTTCGCCAGCAACAAGACACAACAGCATGGGCTGTATTTGGCTCAGCAGATTACACCTTTACAGATGAGTTAAAGGTAACCGTAGGCCTTCGTTACTCCGACGATGATAAAGATTTCTCTGCTAATCGGTTAATTGGTTCTCCAATACCACCAGTTGATCTTAATGTAAGTGATGATCATGTTAGCTGGGATTTATCTGCAAACTATAAACTAAACGATGATGTTAACTTATACGGCCGCATAGCTAACAGCTTCCGTGCACCGAGTATACAAGGTCGTGTTTTATTTGGTAGTGAAGCAACTACGGCAGAGTCAGAAACAATTACTTCTTACGAAACCGGTATTAAATCAGATGTGCTAGACGGGCAAGGCCGCGTAAATGCAACTGTATTTTATTTCACAATGGATGATCAACAGTTAACAGCTGTAGGTGGTGGTGCTAACTTTAACCGCCTAGTTAATGCAGATAAGACAACTGGCTATGGTTTTGAGCTAGACACTGAGTGGGTATTAAGCGATGAGTTTAATGCAACATTTAATTTAAGCTACAATAAAACTGAGATCAAAGATAATAACCTAAGTATTGCAGCTCCTAGCCGTTCAACGTTAAATATTACAGACCCTGTAGTGGACGGTAAAGTATTTCTTGACGGTAACAGCCTGCCACATGCGCCAGAGTGGATTTCTAACTTTACGCTTCGTTACAACAAAGAGCTTGAAGATGGTAACTTCTTTGCGCTAGGTGATATTTCATACCGCAGCGAAATTAACATGTTCCTTTACGATTCAGTAGAGTTTGAAGGTAAAGCATTAACAGAAGTAGGTTTACGTGCAGGTTATGAGTGGGCTGAAGGCGACTACGAGTACCAAGTATCTGCATTTGTTCGTAACTTATTTGATGAACAGCAAGCAATTGGCGCAGTAGATTTCAATAACAATACGGGTATTGTTAATGAAGAGCGTTACATTGGTGCAGAATTTAAAGTTAACTTTTTCTAA
- a CDS encoding methylglyoxal synthase, with translation MEQKKQSLPANKNIALVAHDGKKAALKLWCEKHKNALSKHTLYGTGTTGHLIEKTTGLEVIQLLSGPMGGDQQLGAKIAEHEIHVLVFFWDPLASQPHDPDVKALLRLAAVWNIPVACNEVSADMLLSSPLMDTELERTLPDYEKYLATRQISL, from the coding sequence ATGGAACAAAAAAAACAATCGCTACCCGCAAATAAAAACATTGCTTTAGTTGCCCACGATGGAAAAAAAGCCGCCTTAAAACTATGGTGCGAAAAGCACAAAAATGCACTTAGCAAGCACACGCTTTATGGCACAGGTACTACGGGGCATTTAATTGAAAAAACCACAGGGCTTGAAGTAATCCAATTGCTGAGCGGCCCAATGGGTGGCGACCAACAACTAGGTGCTAAAATTGCTGAACACGAAATTCACGTATTGGTCTTTTTTTGGGATCCGCTAGCATCGCAGCCGCATGACCCAGATGTAAAAGCATTGCTGCGCTTAGCTGCGGTGTGGAATATTCCTGTTGCCTGTAATGAAGTAAGTGCCGATATGTTATTAAGCTCTCCACTTATGGATACCGAACTTGAACGTACTTTGCCAGATTACGAAAAATACCTCGCAACCCGACAAATCAGTCTTTAA
- a CDS encoding HAD family hydrolase, producing MSLNAVLFDMDGTLVDSESMHFVCWSQLLDPFGVSYNEVEFCQRFSGRPTLEAAIDIKNENNLSVSAQFLADEKYRLFGEYVKTNLPAVMPFAEQTLKAVKKSGLKMALVTGSARSEAMPILNGLGFYALFDTVVTKDDVTNPKPAGDPYLLALKHIDVAPEHAIAVEDTFTGVCAANNAHLHVVAIANHHTVDHDFSKATYRMENLGEFWQWVQTQL from the coding sequence ATGAGCTTAAACGCAGTATTATTTGATATGGATGGCACATTAGTTGATTCAGAAAGCATGCATTTTGTGTGTTGGAGCCAGCTGTTAGACCCTTTTGGGGTGAGTTATAACGAAGTAGAGTTTTGCCAGCGATTTTCAGGGCGACCAACGCTTGAGGCCGCTATTGATATTAAAAATGAAAACAACTTATCAGTAAGTGCACAGTTTTTGGCAGACGAAAAGTACCGTTTATTTGGTGAATACGTAAAAACTAATTTACCTGCAGTAATGCCTTTTGCAGAGCAAACATTGAAAGCCGTTAAAAAAAGCGGTTTAAAAATGGCATTGGTTACAGGCAGTGCGCGCAGCGAAGCTATGCCTATATTAAATGGGCTGGGCTTTTATGCGCTATTTGATACTGTGGTTACTAAAGATGATGTAACTAACCCAAAGCCAGCAGGGGATCCTTACCTTTTAGCGCTTAAACATATTGATGTAGCGCCAGAACATGCGATTGCTGTTGAAGATACCTTTACCGGTGTATGTGCTGCAAATAATGCACACCTTCATGTTGTTGCGATTGCAAATCACCATACGGTTGATCATGACTTTAGCAAAGCGACTTATCGCATGGAAAATTTAGGTGAGTTTTGGCAGTGGGTGCAAACTCAACTATAG
- a CDS encoding mechanosensitive ion channel family protein — protein sequence MTLEQINQYLAFVIFTYNDVDITVAKVIQVPLILFAMWFVVTRIGKLIKKTLLAKKISQDAVHLFTRIYFILSIAILIFTSLEVLSIPLTAFAFVSGAIAIGVGFGAQNIINNFISGWILMWERPIRIGDFLEVGNAKGVVETINTRSTRIRRNDGVHMLIPNSQLLENTVTNWTLIDGNARSSVSVGVAYGSDVVLVKKLIQQVLDEHDAILANPTSSVMFDDFADSSLVFNAIFWVCAESETMLRKVRSDIRFSIYAVFEKHDVVIAFPQRDIHIDGEIAFKRNS from the coding sequence ATGACTCTAGAGCAAATTAATCAATACTTAGCTTTTGTAATATTCACTTATAACGATGTGGATATTACAGTAGCAAAAGTAATTCAAGTGCCACTTATATTGTTTGCCATGTGGTTTGTAGTAACGCGCATTGGCAAGCTAATTAAAAAAACATTACTGGCTAAAAAAATAAGCCAAGACGCAGTGCATTTATTTACTCGTATTTACTTTATTTTAAGTATCGCTATTTTAATTTTTACATCGCTTGAAGTACTCAGCATACCGCTTACGGCATTTGCTTTTGTATCGGGTGCGATTGCTATTGGTGTAGGTTTTGGCGCACAAAATATTATTAATAACTTTATCAGCGGTTGGATACTCATGTGGGAGCGCCCAATTCGCATTGGTGACTTTTTAGAGGTAGGTAATGCAAAAGGCGTTGTTGAAACGATTAATACACGTTCTACACGTATTCGCCGAAACGATGGCGTACATATGCTTATACCTAACTCCCAACTTTTAGAAAACACCGTTACAAACTGGACGCTTATAGATGGGAATGCACGTTCCTCGGTAAGCGTAGGTGTTGCCTATGGTTCAGATGTTGTGCTTGTTAAAAAACTCATTCAACAGGTGCTTGATGAACATGACGCTATTTTAGCTAACCCAACATCGTCGGTAATGTTTGATGACTTTGCCGATAGCTCTTTAGTGTTTAACGCCATTTTTTGGGTTTGTGCTGAGTCTGAAACCATGCTTAGAAAGGTACGCAGCGACATTCGCTTTAGCATTTATGCGGTTTTTGAAAAGCACGATGTAGTTATTGCATTCCCACAGCGCGATATTCATATAGATGGTGAAATTGCCTTTAAGCGAAATAGTTAA